In Bufo gargarizans isolate SCDJY-AF-19 chromosome 6, ASM1485885v1, whole genome shotgun sequence, a single genomic region encodes these proteins:
- the LOC122942035 gene encoding keratin, type I cuticular Ha4-like has protein sequence MGYRVFQPFSGTKTGGEYMNYPKYRTHHSSHGEQHYSQPQKINVLSNGAHYRAHNVQGTFRNCKHSSSGFGQQMGSNYAVYRCHVSNFGNCNTSKNNDLLNLDEKKTMQSLNGRLGSYLEDVKSLEGENVLLEKKICEWHEENEALVFPDCSQYFSTITDLQNQVLTASKNNGNLIKKIEDGQITADGYRKNYDLELMMRAKAEEALCNHYRLLKNINMESHVLDTYIEYLEEELLQIKKISEEEITSLQAQLGTRVNVEVETASSIDLNTALSEIRTEYETLMESNLKDVDFFFQEMTSRLSLEVSSGIEQLQLSNNEVTELKLCVHALETELKKQLSMITAYESTLTEIHEQYGSYLSHQQDLINMNESQMAEIQSKLVELNYECNVYMEINSSMEKEIDAYKYLLEGHDTLNSPLEITEVNGQFWCQSDEDKSEKISYE, from the exons ATGGGATACAGAGTTTTTCAACCTTTCTCTGGGACTAAGACTGGTGGAGAGTATATGAATTATCCTAAATACAGAACTCATCATTCTTCACATGGTGAACAGCACTACAGCCAACCTCAGAAGATTAACGTTCTTTCAAATGGAGCTCACTACAGAGCACACAATGTACAAGGAACCTTTAGAAACTGTAAGCATTCATCTTCTGGttttggacagcaaatgggaagcAATTATGCAGTATATAGGTGTCACGTGAGTAATTTTGGCAACTGCAATACCTCCAAGAATAATGATCTACTCAACCTTGATGAAAAGAAAACCATGCAGTCACTCAATGGTCGACTGGGGTCTTATCTGGAAGATGTGAAGTCATTGGAGGGGGAGAATGTCTTGCTGGAGAAAAAAATCTGTGAATGGCATGAAGAAAATGAAGCCCTAGTATTCCCCGATTGTAGTCAGTACTTCAGTACTATTACCGATCTCCAGAACCAG GTACTTACAGCCAGTAAAAACAATGGCAACCTAATTAAAAAGATAGAGGATGGACAAATAACTGCTGATGGTTATAGGAAAAA CTATGATCTGGAACTAATGATGAGGGCAAAAGCTGAAGAGGCATTATGCAATCACTATAGATTACTGAAAAACATTAATATGGAGAGCCATGTTCTGGATACATACATAGAATACCTGGAGGAGGAGCTacttcaaattaaaaaaataagtgaagAG GAGATAACCTCGCTCCAAGCTCAGCTAGGAACTAGAGTCAATGTAGAAGTAGAGACGGCTTCTTCCATAGATCTGAATACAGCGTTGTCTGAGATTCGAACTGAATATGAAACACTAATGGAGAGCAACCTTAAGGATgtcgatttttttttccaggaaatg ACTTCCAGACTGTCCTTAGAAGTATCTTCTGGCATTGAACAACTCCAACTATCTAATAATGAGGTGACAGAATTAAAGCTCTGTGTACACGCACTAGAGACTGAGCTGAAGAAACAGCTGAGTATG ATAACGGCTTATGAATCCACACTGACAGAGATACATGAACAATATGGCTCCTACCTCAGTCATCAACAGGACTTGATCAATATGAATGAATCTCAAATGGCTGAGATCCAATCTAAGCTGGTGGAACTAAATTACGAGTGCAACGTCTACATGGAGATAAACTCTTCGATGGAGAAGGAAATAGATGCATATAAGTACCTGCTGGAAGGACATGATACTTT GAATTCTCCTCTGGAAATTACAGAAGTGAACGGACAGTTCTGGTGTCAAAGTGATGAAGATAAATCAGAAAAAATATCGTATGAGTGA